Proteins from a genomic interval of Anolis sagrei isolate rAnoSag1 chromosome 1, rAnoSag1.mat, whole genome shotgun sequence:
- the C1H2orf80 gene encoding uncharacterized protein C2orf80 homolog, whose protein sequence is MERKQLKKEIEKLLGDYIGVRLRENAFDAQGKQQTTFLDDLAHYDLAVNVALPWLNDAEATMSQGKEKMKVQLYGRYIYPNRIKREAMILSSYAGMLMNSIPIEDVIAIYNTGPSATHWRNSAKGHRIHPCNLSLHPFAMLTAPQAAEHARKQSVKFRKAAANQNATTNNLVKRKNIN, encoded by the exons ATGGAAAGAAAACAACtgaaaaaagaaattgaaaaactTTT GGGAGATTACATTGGCGTTAGACTTCGGGAAAATGCATTTGATGCACAAGGAAAGCAGCAGACTACTTTTCTTGATGACTTG GCTCACTATGATTTGGCAGTAAATGTTGCTTTGCCTTGGCTCAATGATGCAGAAGCCACCATGTCCCAGGGGAAAGAAAAAAT GAAAGTACAACTATATGGCCGATATATCTATCCCAACCGAATCAAGAGAGAAGCTATGATTTTGTCATCGTATGCTGGGATGCTAATG AATAGCATTCCGATTGAAGATGTCATTGCTATATATAACACGGGGCCTTCTGCAACACACTGGCGAAATTCTGCAAAA GGTCACCGGATTCACCCTTGCAATCTCTCGCTGCACCCTTTTGCTATGTTGACAGCCCCCCAAGCTGCAGAACATGCAAGGAAGCAGA GTGTCAAGTTTCGCAAGGCAGCAGCAAACCAAAATGCCACTACCAACAATTTAGTAAAAAGAAAGAATATCAACTGA